In Nostoc sp. UHCC 0926, a single genomic region encodes these proteins:
- a CDS encoding CheR family methyltransferase: MALPKPTLEDIEIHLLLEGMYQYYGYDFRDYALSSLKRRIHSFMELEGLANISALQERLLHNRAYLERFLLGLTVNVTSMFRDPSFYNTFRNQVIPFLQTYPFIRIWHAGCSTGEEVYSMAILLQEEGLYHRCRIYATDTNEKVLQSAKSGIFSLKLMQEYTQLYLKAGGKKSFSEYYTAAYDNAIFRASLRENIVFAQHNLATDSSFNEFNVILCRNVLIYFNQVLQKRVHELFYNSLCTFGILGLGKQESIRFTSYEQHYEEIVKGDKLYKKIAGA; this comes from the coding sequence ATGGCTTTGCCCAAACCTACCCTGGAGGACATCGAAATACATCTGCTTTTGGAAGGGATGTATCAGTACTACGGTTATGACTTCCGCGATTATGCTCTTTCCTCACTCAAGCGCCGCATTCACAGCTTCATGGAATTAGAGGGGTTAGCTAATATTTCTGCTTTGCAAGAGCGGTTACTCCACAACCGTGCTTATTTGGAACGGTTTTTGCTTGGTCTGACGGTGAATGTAACATCAATGTTTCGTGATCCCAGCTTTTATAACACCTTCAGAAATCAAGTTATTCCCTTCTTGCAAACCTATCCGTTTATTCGGATCTGGCACGCTGGATGCTCCACTGGTGAAGAAGTCTACTCAATGGCAATTCTACTGCAAGAAGAAGGACTTTATCACCGTTGCCGCATATATGCCACTGATACCAATGAGAAGGTATTACAAAGTGCCAAAAGTGGTATTTTTTCCCTAAAACTGATGCAGGAATATACCCAGCTTTACCTGAAAGCAGGCGGCAAGAAGTCATTCTCAGAATATTATACAGCAGCTTATGATAACGCTATTTTTCGAGCATCCCTAAGAGAAAACATTGTCTTTGCCCAGCATAATTTAGCAACTGACAGTTCTTTTAATGAGTTTAATGTCATCCTTTGTCGTAACGTCCTTATCTATTTTAATCAGGTACTTCAAAAGCGAGTACACGAACTGTTTTATAATAGCCTCTGCACCTTTGGCATCTTGGGTTTAGGAAAACAAGAATCCATCAGGTTTACCTCTTATGAACAGCACTATGAAGAGATAGTCAAAGGGGATAAATTATATAAGAAAATAGCTGGTGCTTAA